A DNA window from Theobroma cacao cultivar B97-61/B2 chromosome 5, Criollo_cocoa_genome_V2, whole genome shotgun sequence contains the following coding sequences:
- the LOC18597760 gene encoding metallothionein-like protein type 2: MSCCGGNCGCGTGCKCGSGCGGCKMNPDISFAEKTTTETLVLGVAPQKVHFEGAEVGFGAESGCDNGCKCGDNCTCNPCTCK; this comes from the exons atgtcTTGCTGTGGAGGAAACTGTGGCTGCGGCACCGGCTGCAAGTGTGGCAGTGGCTGTGGAGG ATGCAAGATGAACCCTGACATAAGCTTTGCCGAGAAGACTACAACTGAGACTCTTGTTCTTGGTGTGGCACCACAGAAAGT GCACTTTGAGGGTGCTGAGGTGGGATTTGGGGCTGAGAGCGGCTGTGATAACGGATGCAAGTGCGGAGACAACTGTACCTGCAACCCTTGCACTTGTAAATGA